From Bacteroidales bacterium, the proteins below share one genomic window:
- a CDS encoding FG-GAP-like repeat-containing protein, with the protein MKNLITLLLCFIATLQLFSQSWQKASISDDFSMISSTISAPLADSYPKSNIQQLAGFPVAVVGNPTFKNMRGLALADINNDNISDIVFATHNCIYAYTYQGLLWQKSLTGTAIYPPTVGDINNDGFPEIIQTTGGSSTTGRVYAFDHNGNLLSGWPVSCSNHWMICASAISDLNEDEEKEIIVCEMASTVGKVHILKNNGTSFSSNWPVTLDGIPAVTPSIADVDNDGEKDIVVNSIKSRYIFGLDGLPKSGFPLVTEPLQKYSYQSPAIADFDNDNTLEIIGATHGDAPQFYVMNHDGSDFGNWSITVPDSSWTYSPPTVVKIDGNWKIFMSRPIGSEAEDMLYGWDTDGNVLPNFPIVKAGGLEGFISVADINDDNDCELVFGSNLLDSTGYGFIHAYSIDNGAQLPNYPIRPRGWTFMNGICPGDVNGDGMMELVALSYTNSFGQTTDSVYINIYELNVPYSYEKVLWGTYKGSNERTGFVRDMISNIPHNETVTGKITISPNPVVDKLKISWNNSSTAKTVVRITDITGRAIQSFDYPNLSGGESTIEIDLSAMQSGCYFAIVETAGKLSAVAKIIKR; encoded by the coding sequence ATGAAGAATTTAATCACACTATTATTATGTTTTATTGCTACACTTCAATTATTTTCACAAAGCTGGCAAAAAGCTAGTATTTCAGATGATTTTTCTATGATATCATCAACCATTTCTGCTCCATTAGCTGATAGTTATCCTAAATCAAACATTCAGCAATTAGCGGGATTCCCTGTTGCCGTGGTTGGCAACCCTACTTTTAAAAATATGCGTGGCCTTGCACTTGCAGATATTAATAATGACAACATCTCAGATATTGTTTTTGCCACACACAACTGCATTTACGCTTACACTTATCAGGGACTGCTATGGCAGAAAAGCCTCACGGGCACAGCAATTTACCCTCCGACAGTGGGCGATATCAATAACGACGGGTTCCCTGAGATTATCCAAACAACAGGCGGCAGCTCCACAACAGGCAGGGTATATGCCTTTGACCATAACGGGAACCTTCTCTCCGGCTGGCCTGTGAGCTGCAGCAACCACTGGATGATTTGCGCTTCGGCAATCAGTGATTTGAATGAAGATGAAGAAAAAGAAATTATAGTGTGTGAAATGGCATCAACTGTAGGTAAAGTGCATATTCTTAAAAACAATGGTACATCCTTCAGCAGCAACTGGCCCGTTACGTTGGATGGCATTCCTGCTGTCACTCCTTCAATAGCTGATGTTGATAACGATGGCGAAAAAGATATCGTTGTGAACTCGATAAAATCACGTTATATCTTTGGGCTGGATGGCTTGCCCAAAAGCGGATTCCCTCTGGTAACAGAACCGCTTCAGAAATACAGTTACCAATCTCCCGCTATTGCTGACTTCGACAATGATAACACCCTTGAAATTATTGGAGCCACTCACGGAGATGCCCCACAGTTTTATGTTATGAACCACGACGGCAGTGATTTCGGAAACTGGTCTATTACAGTTCCTGACAGCAGCTGGACCTATTCTCCTCCGACAGTAGTTAAGATAGACGGCAACTGGAAAATTTTTATGAGCCGCCCCATAGGCAGCGAAGCAGAGGATATGCTTTACGGATGGGACACTGACGGCAACGTACTTCCAAATTTTCCCATAGTAAAAGCCGGAGGACTCGAAGGTTTTATTTCTGTGGCTGACATCAATGATGACAATGATTGTGAACTTGTTTTCGGCTCTAATTTGCTCGACAGCACCGGCTATGGGTTTATTCATGCTTACAGTATTGACAATGGGGCACAACTTCCTAATTACCCGATACGGCCAAGGGGGTGGACATTTATGAACGGCATATGCCCCGGTGATGTGAATGGTGACGGTATGATGGAACTTGTAGCCTTATCTTATACGAATTCTTTTGGACAAACCACTGATTCCGTTTACATCAATATTTACGAGTTAAATGTTCCATATTCTTACGAAAAAGTACTATGGGGAACTTACAAGGGAAGTAATGAACGTACCGGTTTTGTACGAGATATGATAAGCAATATTCCACATAATGAAACAGTAACCGGAAAAATTACGATAAGTCCCAACCCTGTAGTTGATAAATTGAAAATATCGTGGAATAATTCTTCGACAGCCAAGACCGTTGTAAGAATTACGGATATCACAGGCAGAGCAATTCAGTCCTTTGACTATCCTAACTTGTCAGGCGGCGAATCTACTATTGAAATTGACTTGTCAGCAATGCAATCGGGTTGTTATTTTGCAATAGTAGAAACAGCTGGAAAATTAAGTGCTGTAGCTAAAATTATTAAACGCTGA